A stretch of DNA from Triticum dicoccoides isolate Atlit2015 ecotype Zavitan chromosome 2A, WEW_v2.0, whole genome shotgun sequence:
tcagtctgattgtcttcatcctgtgttatcctgtgcttacgtttcctgtactctgtgcctgtcttcatttcatcatgatgactatgcctgtattctgttatgtttactttagagtacttattccgctgctagtagttcttcgctaaggaattttctcaccggcaaattcctcagtgaagaatttcataaaaatcgcctattcacccccctttagttgatataacgcactttcaaggggCTCCTCTCCCCAATTTTTTATTAAAAAAGCCAAAGCCAAAGTTCACATCAAGGATGATTCACTGCTCTTGGCCATAACCTAAAGTAGTTGCGACAAAAAACTTATTACATGCAACACGCTcatatatatgttttgatgtctactttttttgTACACATTGTACCTTTTGTATTCACTTGAAATATATATTTATGCACATCTATTTTTTtaaaaatacatgattaacatttttctcatatatatgttttgatgtctacttcTTTCCATAGAAATTGTACACTTTTTGTATACATTAGAAATATTTTTCTATACATGTTAACATTTTTAAATGCACGATTAACAATTTTCAATTATGTATCTAAACTGATTTTTATAATATATATATTTAGAATTATAAGCAAAGGTAAAAAAATAAAAGCAAAGCTGTGAGAAACAACCGGACCATTCCGGGCGCTGCTTGACGCGAGGCTGGACTGTGCCTCTACAAGAGAGACAGTCGCGCCCTCGCCAAGCCCGGTCCAGCATACGCCGGTGTTGTGCTAGCCCAACCTTCTAGATAGACGGTCCGCCTGTCCTGCTGGTTTTTTGTGTTCTGCCAAAAGAAGCAAGTCTTTGTGTAGATGCAGCAAGtttgttcacacacacacacacacacacacacacacacacacacacacacacacacacaactaagTATAACCTTCCCTAGCGTGATGGAATGCAAATATGCTCGCAAAAAGAATGCAAATACGTAAAAAGAAATGCAAATACGCAATGCCCGGGAAAAATAAGCATCGACTAATTGGTCGCATCTTTAAATTTTAAGTTGTTTGCCACCATTTATGTGAAAAATGGTCATTATCTTGCGCTTGTTTAGTAGGATCTGTCACCAAATGCCAGTAAGACCCATTTGAGGCGCTCTGGATACTCAATCGCAGATGTACACCATCGTGTGGATTGGACCCTGGCAAAGAAAAACATGTTGTACTATGTCGCCAGTGGCGAAGGCAGACATAATTTTTAGGTGTGGCAGAGTTTACGAAGGAAAACACAGTATAATACCACTATGCAAGAGTTCATCAAAATACAAGATATATGTTATTTTGTGTTCGGCAAGTATAACCAAGATCCAAAACTACATTTTGGTCAGGAGGTGAGCATGATGTATCGGTCAGTGGGTAAGTGGGTTTCAACAATGAGATATCACTATTTGGCTCAGCAGTAACAAAAATTCTTAAAAGTGAAGTTCAACTTCAATTTTGAATTATTTTTCATTATGTAAATGCTATTCTTCGTCGGCAGTTAATGTTTTCAACTTTCCGGAATAGTAGAAATCATGATCGCTATTATTTTGAGCAAAATGGTGATCCCTGGCTGGCCGGCTAGATCCTATGTCGCTGTTTTAATCTGTCCGTGGAGTCAAGTCTAATTCACAAACCTACTGACCGATGCATCAGGATCACCAGTAGGAAGTAATCAGGCCTAACACACGCTGAAACTTACTGTTCAAAATGCTACATGTACTAGTATATATATTAGGTGTATCTCTAGAAAAGTTTAGGTATGGCACGTCGCTGTTGAAACTAGTACTGAAACCGAGTCAATTACTGGGCATGTAGGCGCAAGCGCAATAACATTCATGATTTTCATAAAGGTGGAGGGTTTTTTTGTAAAAATGTCAGGGGAGCGAGTGTGCCACGACGCGGCCAGCGTGGCGCCAATTGCCCGCTTGTGATTGGCTTTGGACTAAATTTTCACATACATTTTTGCAAGTTTATGGACTAAACCATCACATCCATTGCAAGTTTGTGGGTCTGTTGTGCTCTTGCCTCAATTTTGAGATTTGAGATTGATGCAGCCATCATAGGCGTCTCGTATTCGACGGGAATGTTTTCTCTCATTGAACGAACATCGCTGAAAAAGTGAGCATCAATGTCAAGTTTAAAGTTGACCCCTGATGAGTTGGTTCCACCACAAGGAACCTAATAAGTTTGTTAGAAAGAAAAAGAACCTAAGAGATACACCTAATTCAAGTTTGTTAGAAAGAAAAAGAACCTAGCAAGTTTGTTTCACCACATCAATGTCAATCCGCCACATAGGACGTGGCTCCATCCTGGCCCacattttctctttctttattcatttttttctttctctctctctttatctCCACCAATCACGTGCAAGTGACCGGACATATGAGGAAGAAAATAAGGATTGTGGCTGCATGAATGGACAAATAGAAGTTCAAAGCGGACATGGCCGGTCACTGACCGAgcgcgtccgcgggcgtttgacGGATCGAATTAGAGGGACGTGACTGAAGATACTCTAGCAACTTGTGCTACCCCTCGGTTTGCAACAGAAATCAACTCGAAAGAAACTGATAAACCAAAATCGGCACCAGTGTGGTACTATAAGATGGTGCTGGTCCGGTCCGGTCCGGTACGGGTGGGTAGGCGCTCATTTCTCTGGCAAGGCACGACTTGCCCCGTGTACGGGCAGGTAGGTAGGTTCGCTCACATGGACCGGCTGGCTGCCTGGCGCGCCGACGTTTGTTTGCTCAACCGGTAAGAACTCCCTGTCGCGAAAAGAAGTAGTAGAAAAGGGAGGCTCGTTCGCTGGGCAATCATCGCTGACACGCCAAAAGCGACGCTCCGCAGTCCGCACCAAACATCAAAGGAAAATGGTGTGGTGGCCATGTTTTCTAGACTTGAGAGGTTCCGTTCCTACCAAATCTCTCGTGAACGCTGTACTGACAGCAATGCCATGCATCCGCATCAGTAAAGCGGAAGCTCGCACCGGCCGGCAGGTAGGAGCGCCCGTATTTATTTCCCTGTGTGGATCGTAAGCAAAGGCGGCACCAATGGGATACCGACTCGAGCAGGTGGCCTGGAGTGGGATATGTTTCGTGGTTGCCATTTTGGCAAGGTGGACGCGACAGGCGACCGTCGGCCACCGGCCCAGCGTGCGGCCGGTGTGGGAAACGTTTGCCATGGTTTGGTTTCGGCGCTTGATTGTTTCTCCTACTTCCTACTCACttcgttcgaaattacttgtcgcagaaatgaatgtatctatacGATTTTGAACGGATCTTTCTATATGAAAGCCCTTTGGATAATGGGGTAAAGACTACCAAATTTCTATAGCCCCATTCCTCAGAAATATCAGCATGAGCTCAAacctcattttatttttctttgtaatAAAGTCCAATGCACTTTCACTTTATCTATCCTCTCAACCCTCTAAAATATTATCGTGTTCATTTCCCGAGCATCATCGAAATGCACCTCGCACAAAATTCCATTGCTTCAAAATCTTAGGAATTCACATTACAATTATTTTTTTGTGACAAGGAATTCACATTACATGACATCTTAATCATGCCTTTTTTCATATGGAAAATGCTAGTGCTTATCCGACCGGTTACGCGTAGCGCGCCAACCACCTTTGAGGCCGTCAGATCTGAATTGATCTCACGGCTCATAACAACCCCTTACCCATAGTCCAGATTTGCAACACGGGCCTCGTTGCAAACCCTTTTGGGTGCAACACATGGAATATTGTAAATGGTTGGAAGCAATTCGAACGACCGCAACATGGTTCATGTTCCAAAGCACCCTAGCACAACACAATCCTTGTTGCAAAGTTTGCACGTGACTAGAGATCAGACGGTTCGAATGACTGCAATACAGTTCAGGTGCATGTTGCAAAGCCCCCTAGCGCAACACGGCCCTTCTTGCAAAGGCTGCACATGTCGGGAGACCAGACGATTCAAAAGACTGCAACACGGTTTCTGTTGCAAAGCCCCCTCGCACAACACAATCCTTGTTTCAAAAGTCGTGTATGATGGGATGGAAATGGTTTGAACAACTGCATCATAGCTCGTGCCGCAAAAGCCCCTAGCAAACAAGGTCCTTGTTGCAAAGGTTGCGGCTGACACGACGGGAGAACGTTTTTCTCGTGCGCCATCTAACAACTGCCGAGGGACCGATCCAATCGAATCATCACCCGGCCGACGCATAGCATCTGCCTTTTCATATCCCAATGTTTTTTGTTGAAACAATTTTCACATCCCAATGTTTTTGATTCCTTCATTCAATCAAAAGAAGCCTTCCTCTTTTTTTAGGGATATAAAAGAAGCCTTACTTTTTTTTTGAGGGATATAAAAGAAGCCTTACTTAGACATGGCCCTCCTGCAAAAAAAACCTTGGCACGGCCCAGCATACCCGAAGGCCCAAGCCCAACTACCGCCTCATCCCCCTCCCTCTCACAACTCCCGCACGGCCTGCAACCGGCCAGCTAACCCTAGTAGCCGCCGCACGCCGGCCACCCCGCGATACCCCCGAACTGAAACTCGGCGACGGCGGCCCGCATTCCCGCGTCTCCGACCACCACCGGCCCCTAAACTATTTATCCAACAGACAAAAAAGAGGCAAAATTTTGGCACCCCGACCGTCCTACTAGGGTTTTAGAGCGAACATCCCCGGCGGCGCAGCCCGAACTCTTCCCCCCTCCCGCGGCGATGCGCCAGCACGCCCCCGCCTACACGCCGGAGGCGGCCTCCGCGTCCGCCACGGGCGGCGCGGGCGAGCGGCACAGCCTCCCGGCGCTGCAGGCCAAGATGAAGCGCGACCCGGAGGGGTACGAGACGGAGCTCCGCCAGCTGCAGCGCCACTTCGAGTCCTCGGTGTTCCTCTTCCGCCAGCAGTCCGCGCTGTCCTCGTcctcctcgggcggcggcggcggcggggagacgGCCAAGGAGCTCGGCGACCTCGCGCTCTTCCTCGCCCACGTCGCGCCCTTCTACCCCAACGACCTCGCCGACCTGCCCGACCAGATCGGGGGCCTGCTCGACACCAACGCCCGCGCGCTGCCGTCCGGCCTCCGGGTGCACCTCGTGCAGGCGCTCATACTGCTGGTCAATCGGAAGGTGAGCTCCTGTTCAACTCATTACCTGCCTTCAGATAGAAATTTATCTGGTAAATTGGTGGGCTAGATGGGATACTGAGCTATTGGTACGAATTATTGTTCAAATTCATTGACACGGGGTCTGTTTGTCGTGGTCAAGGTTTAGTTGAGATGATTTTTCTGCTAGTACATTGGGAAAATGTTCTGTTTCAGTTTTGTTGTGTCGGATTTACTAGGTTTTGCTTCTTATAACCACACAGAAGATTTGTGCCTGTTGGTTACATTAGGATAGCAGCAAATTAGGCTGATGGGCGTTGCATTGTCCAGGAATTCATTTATTTTTGTTGAACAAAAGGGGTTTCCCCCCGCCTAATTTTCATTAAAACGGGGCAACGAAGCCAAAAACTACACTGTTCGCAGCACTCGGGCTCATCAAGCCAAAGTTACTGAGCCAGAGAAACCCCAACCCCCACACATGCGCCCCATCAGGCTGTGAAAGGAGGGAGCAAAAAAGTTCACAGCAGAGCAGGAAGGAAAAGTTAAGTTAGGCTAAACTTATTACAGCATTTTTACATCAGCATTCAGCTGGAATGGACTCTCAAACCAATGCCTCCGCACTTTCTTCTCGCCCACCAGATTCTTCATCTCCAGGCAATCCTCAGGAGTTATCTTCTTGCCCGATCGAGGAGTAAGAGACATCTCTGCAGTATCACCGATTGATCGTCCATGCACAGGATTTTCCATTGATGTATCATGGCACTCACACGCCCCAGCAGATTTTGGATACTTGTCCACACTGTACCCTGGAAACAAATATCATTTCGCATTGTCCATAAGTCCAGATAACAGCAGCACAGGCTATATTAACCCCATATTATTGTCAATACACCATAGATCAGCCAATTCAAACATACTAAAGGGAATTTGAAAGTCGAAACCTAGGATACTACGATAAATCATCGTCCAGGAATTCATTCATACTGATACAATGATAATGCAATGGCTGAAGCCTAGGATAAATCATCTCAAcggaaagttttgaactttgacCTGAACTGTAATCAGCACTGTTCCCAGAGTATATGGTCTTAGTTTTCTTCCTTCTAAATTTAATGGTCTATCAGCCCCATTAGGAAGTGTAACCGGACGGCGAGTCCGTGATTGTCTGGCTGTCATCTTTAAAATTTAAGGGCCTCTGGGTCGCAGTGGAGTTTCTAGATGTGTTTTTTATTTGGTAACGGAGGACTAGAGAGTGGATTATTACCGAATGAAGAGCTTTTTTTCTTTGCCTTGTAGAGTTCAGTTTTGCAACCTTATATCATTGTAATCTTTTGTTAATTAAATGTTTAGATTGTTGATCTGGAAGACACCATGGAGTTATTTATGGAGCTTCAAGTCATTGGAGATCGAGCAGTAAAAAAGCTTGCATTTTCACATATTGTACACAGCATCAGAAGGATGAATCAGAAGCACAAGAATGAAGCCAAGAATCGCAAACTGCAAGGCATCCTTTTTAAATTAGTACAGGTTTGCAACATCTTACACTTGGTTTGATAAGAATTATTGCGCTTAACATTGTAGCTGGTAAGCATACACTTGAGACCGTTTCCCACCTTATCTGATTATGTCCTGTTTCTCAGGGCGAGGAAGAGTCGAGAGCAAAGAGGGCTTTTACTATCCTATGTGATCTTCACCGTCGACGGGTCTGGTTTGATGACCGCACAGCAAATGCTATATGCGATGCTTGTTTCCATCCTTCTTCGAGGTGCATTTTTGTAAGGAAATGTAGGTGTCTGCTGTTGGTTGCTTCCCATCTAAACAAGTGTATTCTACATGCAGGCTTATGACAGCTGCTATTTCATTGCTCATTGGGTATGAAAATGTTGAGCAAGAGGATGATAGTGATGCCAGCAGTGACGATGAAGCGATTCAAAACCCAAATATTATACTTAGTAAAGAGGATGTTTACAAGGTGATTTGGATGTTTCTGCATATTGGCGCTGTATTGATAGTATTTTAGATCTTATGGTTTCATTTGTCTCTTCTGATGCATTGTGTCTTTTCTTGATTTTTTTCCACAGGCAAATCACAAGGGTACCTCTGCTAGTAAGAAAAAGAAGAAAGCTAAATTGGAGCGTGTAGTTCGTAGTATGAAAAGGCAACAACGTAAATCCAATGAGGAGACTGGCTCCAATTACTATTCACCCCTTACGTATTTAAAGGATCCCCAGGTAGAGTAACATCATAAATTTTCAAGCTGTTGTCATTGTCACAATAAAATGAGATGCCACATCCACTTCTTGCTGTTGATGAGATAATCTTCTATTATGCTGAAACTCCTTTTGGGGCTCTTACAGGGTTTTGCAGAGAAACTCTTCTCTCGGCTACAGAAATGCAATGAACGATTCGAGGTTTGTCTTATTATTCCTATATCTAATATTCATTCATGCTGCTGTACTGTTCTTTTGTATGTTGACACGGTTTACTCAGTTACACAGTGACCATTCTCTACTATGCAAATATGTTCACTCATATTTCATGATGAACGTATTATATCAATTTGGTGTCATAGATGTCTGTAATTTCTTATGTTGATGGTCAATCTTTGAAAGTTCGCTGACGCAGATTCTAACATTACTTGTATTATGACATGAGTAAGAACAAGTCTCAAAGTAGGAGAATACGGACTTAAATCTCAATTATTAAATTGTGTACAGCAAGACCGGTTGGTCAGCTCACTAGGCGGTTAAAGGGTAATCTACATGGGTGTAATTATTAAAAGTGTTCTCTGAAAATAAAACCAAAAAAGGTTGCTTTAGATGGTTGGTGTGAGCTAGTTTTCGTCCAATGGTTAAGATCGTTAAATCCTGTTCTTCTGATTATTCGGCTTGTTCTGACTTGATATGCTTGCTATCATATCAACCTTTTCCACATTTAGTATGCGATTGCATGCTCTTCTGTAGCGTAGGTTTCTGCCACTTTTTTTAGTAAACACGAACCATACAGTATAAAGGAAAACCATTGCATGTGCAGGTAAGGATGATGATGTTGAAGGTGATAGCAAGGACTATTGGGCTGCATCACTTGGTTTTGTTGAACTTCTATCCATATCTTCAGAGATATGTTCAAGTATGTTACTTAACTGAGAGTATGCCTAGCTTGCATCAGCCTTTGAAAAATTGCTAGTTTTATTCTATGCTGATATGGTCATAATATTTTTCACCCTTATGCAATGCAGCCTCATCAACGTGATGTGACCACTCTACTTGCTGCAGCAGTACAGGCTTGCCATGAGATGGTTAGACTAGACACTGCACTTTTCCTCTGTATTTGTAGCCAATGCTGTTGCTTCTCTGGATATATTTGAAACACAACAAAATTAATTTGTTTCGATTGCAGGTGCCTCCTGATGCTGTTGAACCGCTGTTCAAGCAGATAGTAAATCAATTTGTGCATGATCGTTCCCGTCCGGAGGTTTGCATGACTCGCTTATTCATCTTTTGTACTGTGTGTTTTCCTGACTAACATGAGCATATGTGTAACTAACTCACTCCTTTTAGGCTATTGCTGTTGGCCTGAATGTTGTGAGAGAGATCTGCATGCGAATTCCATTGGTACTTAACTTGCTCTTCTCTGACATCTCAATTAGTGCATTTACATGGTTTGCAGTGCTACCTTAAATCATGACCTAGAATCATTATGCTGGTCATGTTGCATATGTTTTCCACCTTGTACCCTTGGGAACACATATGATTATACCATTGTGGTAGTTAAATCATAAATTTTGTTTGTAGACTCGTGGATGGTAGACTGAAAAGATTGTGATAGTTGTGTAACTACAAGTTTTAAGCATAACTAAATGAAGATGCATAAATTTGGCTATACTTGGCCATGcttagtttattttgttttgtACTATTCTACCATTATTGTCGATCTTATGTTTGGGAAGTTTCATTGATGCTGTTCTTTTTATGCATGTAAAATACACATGCAGTCTTGCATACCTTGTGTCCTAGTGCTCTATGGATTCTAGAATGCACAGGAAGATAATCTTGGTTCGTTTGCTCACCTAAGTTTCCTTGATTCTTTCTATAAATCTGCAGATGATGAATGAGGATCTACTCCAAGACCTTGTTTTATATAAGAAGTCCCACGAGAAAGCTGTTTCTATTGCCGCTCGCTCACTTATCACATTATTCAGGGAGGTCAGATATTTTCTTGCAGATTCTGTGTCTGTTTTGGCATCTACAGTTCTGCTTCACTCAGCTAAACCTACTTTTGTTCTGAATTCAGATCTGTCCTTCATTGTTAGTCAAGAAAGACCGTGGTCGTCCTATTGATCCAACTGCTCGGCCAAAAGCATTTGGAGAAACCACTATTGCTAGTGATGTGCCTGGAGCTGAGTTGCTAGATGAAGAGATGTCACCAGAAGGGGGTTCAGACGACGAGTCTGATGCTTTTGATTCTGATGACGAGGAAGTGTTGCCATCTGCGAGTGGTACCCAACAAAGTTTGGAGAGTTTATCAAACAAGCTTGATGCCAGTGAAGATCATGAAGATGAAGTATCTGGGGAACAAGATGATGCAGAGGAACTAGACGAGGATGATAGTGATGACGATATGGATGAACTAGATGACGACTCTGACGTGGATGGTGATACTGATGCGtctgatgaggatgaagatgaggagCTCAATGACGATTCAGAGAATGAAGACTCGGAccaggaggttgaagacagtgaTGAGGAGGATAAATCAAAGGGCAGCGGTTCCAAGGTGCAGAAGAGAAAGTTAAGTGATTATATTGGACAACTTGATGCTGCAGATGCAAGCCTTCGAGCTCTGAAGAAGTTAGCAGGAGCTAAGAAGGCTGAAGCCTCAACCGATGAAGCTGGCAGAATTTTTGGCGACGAAGATTTTAAGCGCATAAAAGAGCTCAAGGTATGTGAATTTCGCATAGCTTCTCTACTTCTGTTATACATTCATTCATTGTGTTTCACGCTTAGAGTACCTACTCTTGTTCAAAACTAAAATTACTGTTAAGCAAACATTTTACTGAAAGTGTATGAGTTTCAGGCAAAGAAAGCAGCAAAGTTGGCTTTGGTTCAACATGGGCTCAGCAAGGGTGACACAAGATCAGTGACCTTCAAACTTCCTTCTACTGATGAGCTTAGCTTGAAGCGCGTTGATCCATCAGAGCTTGCGGTATCCTCTCGCTCcccgcacacaaaaatcacatacaTTTTATCTATATAAACTATTCTTCCCCACCGACCGCACGCGCAAAAGCACATACGCTTGACCTATATAAACTATTTATGCAGGCTCACGTCAAACGAAAGATGACCAAGGAAGAGAGATTAGAGATGGTGAAAGCTGGAAGGGAGGATAGAGGAAAATACCAAGCAAGAGCAGCTATTAAACAGAAAAAGGTAACCTGAGAACCTTATTCCCTTGTTTTACCCCTTGCTACTACGTGTTCGCGGCTTGTGAAAATGTGATCTTGTGCCATTCCAGATACGCTATCATGTCTTAGCTTTCTCTTCTGGGGATTTTGTGATCTTCCGTTCCTTGTCTGATCACTTTCTTTTTGGTGTGTGTTAGACGGGTGGCTCGAGCAATAAGCAGAAACAGCACCAGAAGAGGATGCCTCTGGCGGCAAAGAGAGCAAAGGCAGCGCGTTCTCGGCAGGAGAAGAAGACCAAAGCGAAGCACTCAGGAAAGCAGTTCAGGGGAAGGAAAGCCTGGAAATAAGGAGGGCTCGTGTTTTCTTCTTTGCAATTGGTGCCTGGAAATTTTGACTGTCTCGAGGATATTGTGTCTGATATGTTTACATATGATATGCAGTTTACAGCAAGGCCGTTTTTTTTTCCGGGGAAAGAATGGAGCCAATAGTTTCTTCTCGTTGGAGGATTTAGCCAACGAATTCTTGAACATTTTTGCTCGATGAGTCCTCTGAATCCCGCTAATAGAACTGGCCTAAAAATTTACTAACCTCTGTTGACGTTTTTGTAGTTcaatttgaactgcaaaaacgtgTTATATTTATGAACAGAGGGAATACATTACATAGTACCGGTATATTTGAACCGAACATGACATGCACGAGGGGATATCCAGAACATGCCATGATTCGAGTGCCTTTCTCATTGCTCCTGGCAGCATTTAATTAAAATGTTGTCTCCCGACTCTGCATGTGCAGCATTTTGGTGGAGGGAGATGTAGGGTGCCAAAAGCCGCCGGCGCAAAACGAAGGGGCGTTTCTCAAAACAAAGCAAAAGATGTTGCTGGCCAGCGATACATATGAATCATAACTGTAAATATAGATGATTTTTGTTGTTGCGGGGAAGGAGTAAATGTGATAAACGACGACAATGTATGCGAAGAAAGAGACTAAATGTTTAGTAGGAATGCTCAAAAAAAATGTTTAGTAGGAAACTTTTGATTTACCCGGCTGAAAAGAGACGCTGAGTTCGGGACGCACTTGGaagtccaccaagctacaagatccAAATCCGCCGCTGTCATGCACTCCATCTTGCCCCACCTGAGCAACACTGCGGCCCATACCCGATGAATCACCACACCTGCAAGGTCTCCTAGTGCTGATCACACAACAGGCAAACGGTCGGGTGAGGAATTCCATGCTGATGCGGACAGTTAGCTATCGAGCAACGGTTGCGGGCCAAAAGCCAAGCAAAAAAAAGCGGCACATATATAGGCGGGGCACGGGAGCATCAAAGCCAAGGCGATCACATGCCAAAAGCCAATCAAAAAGCGGCATATATATAGGCCGAGCACGGGAGCACCAGATCCACAACGCCCCGTCAGGCTCCGACGACCAAATGATGGAGGAGCGCTGCTACACACACGATAGTGCACAACCGATTCATAGACGATCCTATTGATCTGACCATACATGCATGTGATAAAATGAAGCACATCCGCTGGATGGAGCATCGTCCATTGATCGGCCAGTCAGTATCGGCTGCACAGTACTTCCGATGATGGAGTTAGGCACCCCATGCACCTGCTCGCATCGGGGAATTTGAGGATTTGCCACAGGTTTCTTTGCACTTTGAGAATTTGCCCCTGTTTTCTTTCTCATCAATTATTTGCCACAACTTTTCCAGATTCTTGACGATTTGCCCCTTATGCATAGTTTAGAATTACACGATAAAATCTTTGACCAAACTAGCCCTTAGCCCAAATTAGGCAGCTCGCGTTCAGCTGTTCCCGTTTACCTTGTCTGTTAGTGCGTACCACATTGCTCGCCATGACTTGCAGTCGTGTCTTGCCGTTGGGATGCCTTATTGTGATCCTACTAGTTGTGCTACTCCTCTCCTCATGCTGTCCAGCAGATGTGAATTGGggacccgatctttcgatgagagaggATAACTACGATTTTTGTGGGACTTGACCCTCACGATCCGGCTACCAACCGTACAGGAAGAACCGTACACGACTGATATCCAATGCAATTGCTGAACCAACTCCACGGCTTTA
This window harbors:
- the LOC119356611 gene encoding protein SDA1 homolog, whose product is MRQHAPAYTPEAASASATGGAGERHSLPALQAKMKRDPEGYETELRQLQRHFESSVFLFRQQSALSSSSSGGGGGGETAKELGDLALFLAHVAPFYPNDLADLPDQIGGLLDTNARALPSGLRVHLVQALILLVNRKIVDLEDTMELFMELQVIGDRAVKKLAFSHIVHSIRRMNQKHKNEAKNRKLQGILFKLVQGEEESRAKRAFTILCDLHRRRVWFDDRTANAICDACFHPSSRLMTAAISLLIGYENVEQEDDSDASSDDEAIQNPNIILSKEDVYKANHKGTSASKKKKKAKLERVVRSMKRQQRKSNEETGSNYYSPLTYLKDPQGFAEKLFSRLQKCNERFEVRMMMLKVIARTIGLHHLVLLNFYPYLQRYVQPHQRDVTTLLAAAVQACHEMVPPDAVEPLFKQIVNQFVHDRSRPEAIAVGLNVVREICMRIPLMMNEDLLQDLVLYKKSHEKAVSIAARSLITLFREICPSLLVKKDRGRPIDPTARPKAFGETTIASDVPGAELLDEEMSPEGGSDDESDAFDSDDEEVLPSASGTQQSLESLSNKLDASEDHEDEVSGEQDDAEELDEDDSDDDMDELDDDSDVDGDTDASDEDEDEELNDDSENEDSDQEVEDSDEEDKSKGSGSKVQKRKLSDYIGQLDAADASLRALKKLAGAKKAEASTDEAGRIFGDEDFKRIKELKAKKAAKLALVQHGLSKGDTRSVTFKLPSTDELSLKRVDPSELAAHVKRKMTKEERLEMVKAGREDRGKYQARAAIKQKKTGGSSNKQKQHQKRMPLAAKRAKAARSRQEKKTKAKHSGKQFRGRKAWK